The proteins below are encoded in one region of Leishmania mexicana MHOM/GT/2001/U1103 complete genome, chromosome 27:
- a CDS encoding putative RNA processing factor 1 — protein MGKGARSKRSTRPYAKRQHVLESKAQEVDPELLERYRNTQQPIRKSQLFTEILKQKKDTKRARRESRENERRHLKEKAPVKATPKTKERKRRVDATIIEDKEDAEIINDEADDEFAAFFRDRKTPKTLITTGEHPCFRTKQLVKELLWLVPNSIYRPRKSYTLKEITLFCCNREFTDLLVVTDRIKEPHNLIVSHLPEGPTATFRVSNFLSYAQLEDPAPRTEHYPELIFKNFDTRLGRRISRMLECLFPATRDYAGRAVATFHNQRDYIFLRTHRYIFDGLEAVRLQEMGPRFTLRLLSLQSGTFDRQFGEYEWYRKKEHDADTLEWYM, from the coding sequence ATGGGCAAAGGCGCGCGATCAAAACGCAGCACGCGCCCGTACGCGAAAAGGCAGCACGTGCTGGAGAGCAAGGCGCAGGAGGTAGACCCGGAGTTGCTGGAGCGTTACCGCAACACACAGCAGCCGATTCGCAAGTCGCAGCTCTTCACTGAGATCTTGAAGCAGAAGAAGGACACGAAGCGAGCGCGTCGCGAGTCTCGCGAAAATGAACGCCGCCATCTCAAGGAGAAAGCGCCTGTCAAGGCAACACCCAAGACGAAGGAGCGCAAGCGCCGAGTCGATGCCACCATCATTGAGGACAAGGAAGACGCTGAGATTATCAACGACGAGGCCGACGACGAGTTTGCTGCATTCTTCCGAGACCGCAAGACCCCCAAGACACTCATCACCACTGGCGAGCACCCGTGCTTCCGCACCAAGCAGCTTGTGAAGGAGCTCCTGTGGCTGGTGCCCAACAGCATCTACCGTCCGCGCAAGTCTTACACGCTGAAGGAGATTACGCTGTTCTGCTGCAATCGAGAGTTTACGGACCTCCTTGTCGTGACGGATCGCATCAAGGAGCCGCACAACTTGATCGTCTCGCACCTCCCCGAGGGGCCGACGGCCACCTTTCGCGTTTCCAACTTTTTGAGCTACGCCCAGCTAGAGGACCCCGCGCCGCGGACGGAGCACTACCCGGAGCTCATCTTCAAGAACTTTGACACGCGACTCGGACGCCGCATCTCCCGCATGCTGGAGTGCCTCTTTCCCGCCACCCGAGACTATGCTGGGCGTGCTGTCGCGACGTTTCACAATCAGCGCGACTACATATTTCTCCGCACTCACCGCTACATCTTCGACGGCCTTGAGGCGGTGCGTCTGCAGGAGATGGGTCCGCGCTTCACGCTGCGTCTCCTATCTCTGCAGTCGGGCACGTTCGACCGGCAGTTTGGCGAGTACGAGTGGTACCGCAAGAAGGAGCACGACGCTGACACCCTCGAGTGGTACATGTAG
- a CDS encoding putative calpain-like cysteine peptidase codes for MAASSHHETPDSGEVFEDHEFNKNNAGITDDWISIKQLYSAGVNQPLLPEAFSREQFGQGNHYECFMISALATLIRFPDVIRNCFVTKKVRQDGRYTFQFFRGQEWVRVEIDDRIAMEEGEVLYVRSPTEHWWPLLLEKAYAKFYTAYDHLEGCTLLETFHDLTGNPVLNIPMDAKLAKAANCNVLEGRYWLDLAQRIQSGEFVASALTKDVEVETMGLQRDQQYGILNIFSLHGTSALDDIVIHMHNPFEDDEFRYTGPLNTQDSAWSEKQRVKYDVGNPRSIFLPLNIFLRIVNSMQLCYISTVVSDATYFEDEWKGESAGGNPKYVTWRKNPLYYISNHGTEAVTLSFVVKQEDQRHLKGPEEITTYKQCGMILSQCSYPYPIPTFWVTGNNHKHIHKSLLLNSREVASSVIVPPQSLCYLVPSCMHQGEEAKFLLSAHRMVHEDYSNVTMKKLTVPEMDWENPATGTVQLQMRTKDRLDFYVDEPADVHILLHQTKPYVSKSGGDAIAQDYMGMYLYDDTDRKIAGVHAATNFRETSIIHRLPRSGRYAISITCPRGTGHIPANVTIVSSFGSHIRRVNAPADATVLPDEVESVADSEDVDTRAARIDYNPFQEPLVDVCEHPDSNVPFEDREFMLSNRDATSEPWVHIGDLYPEGKAKPLLPDELSRDQFGQGAMYECCCLTGFATLIENHPDVIRNCFISKKPRKDGRYTFQFHRYGQWIKVEIDDRIPMVKGDTVFCRSPTHHWWPLLLEKAYAKFYTRYENLAGCSLGEMYHDFTGCPVMNTPLDELTATSVGLDITSPVYWVGLRDELRTTALAAQCGDNTESLGLAPHQFYGVLDILPTSSPPRTLSEVVVQLHNPFVEIYTGPMSDPADPRWASREMRHCHATQNTIFVPVDVFLRSFCTIAQAHLRGLMEPCWSFHSEWGDGTNGGNPSLLTWRENPLYIVRNTRSEAVEVIGMIRQPDKRHQLHVLPELSYVRCDLLLAQSMETDSIPTYLVTHNNHRVVHKRVFLNYREVASKIRVPPQSQCYLVPTAMYHEKSIFLLSYWFRTPADEGAVSIERLRVNVARDLPAVKHFTLAPEGKDRVDFFVDVPTDAHILLSQWNRDARGGSDVRTDNYVGMYLYDDATQPVAQVSAASNLKEISLVTHLPAHGHYVLSITCPAARDEEVKCRVEIVCVEMARVRIADVYENPPSSDELEEEPPLALVDSDTARGDARNGTQSVEAAVETRPPANTEAEEMEKTPSLSFMRPRYRGILTEDLPLMEAPAFAKMAEEREQLKRHASQHAAHINSLENKMEDMATRMADDMHDQERAFLGAEVEGVPLELLPLCEDEEFIGLEHEVRVAMKDLQKNGDDVVALRKTLEERAREMARKVKESERNLFLNPMPLGISCDDLPLDTDPEFHALEVARLRERLEESCDEAKIRKLNDALNDRAEDLATAKLAADRQYLNPEHLRVAVEELPLNENRNFILKEALRQEKLKNSRECAAAIATLESELNKMAKGMAAEMLAKQRPSYLAPEHQGRRIEDLPLNDNDDFIEKERRRRDLLKQPSTDMDAVAAIEGELNTMADAMARAMNAAERQQYMKASYYHKTLSELPLNTDPIITRLEAQRARLKRDPVRNAEAVYTTEAAIISRAETLARAMISDERARLYGKPSGVPVNLLDLDDDQVIRRLEEERMELLKMPNTDPCAIASNEEKLKARAAKIAEDFCDNMRAQITGEVRRSPSVMSISSDAPCQDLEEKLYALMSEDPIANEDQISDIKDAVRKRHAELKRQAVLVLRDFLDEKPFGIPLTEVGHDNDPEYMEREEKLKKGLVNKLPAAQITSIQEGMQNRVNELAAEELARRYPFINTRPADITLAELPVVGTDQPFWKAIDNFEKAMAHHTTTTSKLNAYEKSVNERLDEIAQATKWKAREDFLDSRPGNVPVKLIPLDNDPPFVALETKRRISIQSGTDLNSKEINSLENDLRTRARDLACEKKWADRDRVLDPRPEGVPLRCIPLDEDAEFVALEDQWRDLLRDPERGSAPLKDLERRMNDRAHDLACEKKWADRDRVLDPRPEGVPLRCIPLDEDAEFVALEDQWRDLLRDPERGSVPLKDLERRMNDRAHDLACEKKWADRDRVLDPRPEGVPLRCIPLDEDAEFVALEDQWRDLLRDPERGSVPLKDLERRMNDRAHDLACEKKWADRDRVLDPRPEGVPLRCIPLDEDAEFVALEDQWRDLLRDPERGSAPLKDLERRMNDRAHDLACEKKWADRDRVLDPRPEGVPLRCIPLDEDAEFVALEDQWRDLLRDPERGSVPLKDLERRMNDRAHDLACEKKWADRDRVLDPRPEGVPLRCIPLD; via the coding sequence ATGGCGGCATCTTCTCACCACGAAACACCGGACAGCGGCGAGGTGTTTGAGGACCACGAGTTTAACAAGAACAACGCTGGCATCACAGATGATTGGATCTCGATCAAGCAGCTGTACTCAGCTGGTGTGAaccagccgctgctgccggaaGCATTCTCGCGCGAGCAGTTCGGCCAGGGCAACCACTATGAATGCTTCATGATATCGGCACTTGCAACGCTGATCCGCTTCCCGGATGTGATCCGCAACTGCTTTGTGACGAAGAAGGTGCGCCAGGATGGTCGCTACACGTTCCAGTTCTTCCGCGGACAGGAGTGGGTGAGGGTCGAGATCGACGACCGCATCGCCATGGAAGAAGGTGAGGTGCTCTATGTTCGTTCCCCGACCGAGCACtggtggccgctgctgctggagaaggcgtacGCGAAGTTCTACACCGCCTACGACCACCTCGAGGGCTGCACCCTTTTAGAGACATTCCACGATCTGACAGGCAACCCGGTGCTGAACATCCCCATGGACGCCAAGCTGGCCAAGGCGGCAAACTGCAATGTACTTGAAGGGCGCTATTGGCTCGACTTAGCGCAGCGCATCCAGTCTGGCGAGTTTGTCGCGTCAGCTCTCACCAAGGATGTGGAGGTGGAGACCATGGGCCTGCAGCGCGATCAACAGTACGGCATCCTCAACATCTTCTCCCTCCACGGCACATCGGCGCTGGATGACATCGTAATTCATATGCACAACCCCTTCGAAGATGACGAGTTTCGCTACACTGGCCCCCTCAACACGCAAGACTCAGCGTGGTcggagaagcagcgcgtcAAGTACGACGTCGGCAACCCGCGCTCCATTTTCCTGCCGCTGAACATTTTTCTCCGCATCGTCAACTCGATGCAGCTGTGCTACATCAGCACCGTCGTCTCGGATGCGACATACTTTGAGGACGAGTGGAAGGGTGAGTCGGCCGGCGGAAACCCGAAGTACGTCACTTGGCGCAAGAACCCGCTCTATTACATCAGCAATCACGGCACGGAGGCGGTGACGCTCTCCTTTGTGGTCAAGCAGGAGGACCAGCGACACCTGAAGGGCCCGGAGGAGATAACCACGTACAAGCAGTGTGGCATGATACTTTCCCAGTGCTCCTACCCCTACCCGATCCCGACCTTCTGGGTGACCGGTAACAACCACAAGCACATTCACAAGAGCCTTCTCCTCAACTCGCGCGAGGTGGCGAGCAGCGTCATCGTTCCGCCGCAGTCACTCTGCTACCTTGTGCCATCCTGCATGCATCAAGGCGAAGAGGCCAAGTTCCTGCTGTCCGCCCACCGCATGGTCCACGAAGACTACAGCAACGTCACCATGAAGAAGCTCACGGTGCCCGAGATGGACTGGGAGAACCCTGCCACAGGAACGGTACAGCTGCAGATGCGCACCAAGGACCGTCTCGACTTCTACGTCGATGAGCCCGCCGACGTCCACATTCTTCTTCACCAAACAAAGCCCTACGTGAGCAAGTCCGGTGGTGATGCCATTGCGCAGGACTACATGGGCATGTACCTCTACGACGACACGGACCGCAAGATAGCCGGCGTGCACGCTGCCACGAACTTCCGTGAAACGAGCATcatccaccgcctcccccgcAGCGGTCGCTATGCCATCTCCATCACGTGCCCGCGCGGCACGGGCCACATACCCGCCAACGTCACTATTGTGTCTTCCTTTGGCAGCCATATTCGCCGCGTCAATGCACCAGCGGACGCCACCGTACTGCCAGATGAAGTGGAAAGCGTTGCAGATAGTGAAGACGTAGACACGCGAGCCGCTCGCATCGACTACAACCCGTTCCAGGAACCGCTAGTGGATGTGTGTGAGCACCCAGACAGTAACGTGCCATTTGAGGATCGTGAATTTATGCTGAGCAACCGAGATGCGACATCGGAGCCGTGGGTGCACATTGGCGACCTTTACCCCGAAGGCAAGGCGaaaccgctgctgccggacGAGCTGAGTCGCGACCAGTTCGGGCAGGGTGCGATGTACGAATGCTGCTGCCTTACTGGGTTCGCCACTCTCATCGAGAACCACCCCGACGTGATCCGCAACTGCTTCATCTCGAAGAAGCCGCGCAAGGACGGCCGCTACACGTTCCAGTTCCACCGCTACGGGCAGTGGATCAAGGTGGAGATCGACGACCGCATTCCGATGGTGAAGGGCGACACGGTGTTCTGCCGCTCGCCGACGCACCACtggtggccgctgctgctggagaaggcgtacGCGAAGTTCTACACGCGTTACGAGAACTTGGCGGGTTGCTCGCTTGGTGAAATGTATCACGACTTCACTGGGTGCCCTGTCATGAACACGCCGCTGGACGAACTGACAGCAACGTCGGTCGGGCTCGATATAACATCTCCCGTTTACTGGGTGGGGCTGCGTGACGAGCTACGCACGACAGCCCTGGCGGCCCAATGTGGCGACAACACAGAGAGTCTCGGCCTAGCACCTCACCAGTTTTACGGAGTCCTTGACATTCTAcccacctcttctccccctcgtACCCTTAGCGAGGTCgttgtgcagctgcacaatCCTTTCGTGGAGATTTACACTGGCCCCATGTCCGACCCGGCAGATCCGCGGTGGGCGTCGCGAGAGATGCGCCACTGCCACGCCACGCAGAATACCATCTTCGTGCCAGTCGACGTCTTCTTGCGCTCTTTTTGTACCATCGCGCAGGCTCATCTTCGCGGGCTCATGGAACCGTGCTGGAGCTTCCACAGCGAATGGGGTGACGGCACGAATGGTGGCAACCCGTCGCTGCTCACGTGGCGCGAAAACCCGCTATACATTGTTCGCAACACACGCAGCGAGGCAGTGGAGGTGATTGGCATGATACGGCAGCCGGACAAGCGGCACCAGTTACACGTGTTGCCCGAGCTGAGTTACGTGCGGTgcgacctcctcctcgcacagAGCATGGAGACGGATTCGATTCCGACGTACCTCGTCACCCACAACAACCACCGAGTGGTGCACAAGCGCGTCTTCCTCAACTATCGCGAGGTGGCGAGCAAGATTCGTGTTCCGCCGCAGTCACAGTGCTACCTTGTTCCAACAGCCATGTACCATGAGAAGAGCATCTTTCTGCTCTCGTACTGGTTCCGGACACCAGCGGACGAGGGCGCGGTGAGCATTGAACGCCTTCGCGTCAACGTCGCACGCGACTTGCCGGCTGTCAAGCACTTCACACTGGCGCCCGAAGGGAAGGATAGAGTCGACTTCTTCGTCGATGTGCCGACGGACGCCCATATTCTTCTCTCGCAATGGAACCGCGACGCGCGTGGCGGTAGCGACGTGCGCACCGACAACTACGTTGGCATGTATCTCTACGATGACGCAACCCAgccggtggcgcaggtgtcggcggcgtcgaATTTGAAGGAAATCAGCCTGGTGACGCACCTGCCTGCTCACGGCCACTACGTACTCTCCATTACGTGTccggcggcgcgcgacgaggaggtgaagTGCCGAGTTGAAATTGTGTGCGTCGAGATGGCACGAGTGCGCATCGCAGACGTGTACGAGAACCCGCCGAGCTCTGAtgagctcgaggaggagcccCCGCTTGCACTAGTCGACAGTGATACGGCACGGGGTGATGCTCGCAACGGCACTCAGTCTGTGGAGGCAGCCGTGGAGACGCGACCGCCTGCAAatacggaggcggaggaaaTGGAGAAGACGCCGTCGCTCTCGTTTATGCGTCCGCGATACAGGGGGATCTTGACGGAGGACCTCCCGCTCATGGAAGCCCCCGCCTTTGCAAagatggcggaggagagagagcagctgAAACGACACGCTTCGCAGCACGCGGCACACATAAACTCTCTCGAGAATAAGATGGAGGACATGGCAACGAGAATGGCCGATGACATGCACGACCAGGAGCGCGCTTTCCTCGGAGCGGAGGTGGAAGGGGTAccgctggagctgcttcCGTTgtgcgaggacgaggaaTTTATTGGGCTAGAGCACGAGGTACGAGTTGCCATGAAGGATCTGCAGAAGAATGGTGACGACGTCGTGGCACTGCGCAAAACGCTCGAGGAGCgggcgagagagatggcAAGGAAGGTAAAGGAAAGCGAGCGCAATCTCTTCCTCAACCCCATGCCTTTGGGAATCTCATGTGATGATTTACCGCTTGACACCGACCCAGAGTTCCACGCGCTCgaggtggcgcggctgcgcgagcgcctGGAGGAGTCGTGCGACGAGGCGAAGATTCGCAAGCTGAACGACGCCCTCAACGACCGTGCCGAGGACTTGGCAACGGCGAAGCTCGCGGCAGACCGGCAGTATTTGAATCCAGAGCATCTGCGCGTCGCGGTAGAGGAGCTACCGCTGAACGAAAATCGCAACTTTATTCTCAAGGAGGCACTGCGACAGGAAAAGCTGAAGAATTCGCGcgagtgcgccgccgctATCGCTACGTTGGAGAGTGAGCTGAATAAAATGGCGAAGGGGATGGCGGCAGAGATGCTGGCCAAGCAGCGCCCCAGCTACCTCGCACCGGAACACCAGGGACGGCGCATTGAGGATCTGCCGCTcaacgacaacgacgactTCATCGAGAAAGAGCGAAGGCGACGTGACTTGTTGAAGCAGCCCAGTACGGACAtggacgcggtggcggcgattGAAGGCGAGCTGAATACAATGGCGGATGCGATGGCGAGAGCGATGAACGCAGCAGAGCGCCAACAGTACATGAAAGCTAGCTACTATCACAAGACCCTGAGTGAGCTACCTCTGAATACTGATCCCATCATCACCAGACTGGAGGCTCAACGCGCACGACTAAAGCGCGACCCGGTGCGAAACGCAGAAGCCGTTTACACGACTGAGGCAGCGATTATCAGCCGTGCTGAGACTCTGGCAAGGGCGATGATCAGTGACGAACGCGCGAGACTCTATGGCAAACCGAGTGGAGTGCCCGTCAACTTGCTTGACCTCGATGACGACCAAGTCATCCGACGtctcgaggaggagcgcatgGAGCTCTTAAAGATGCCCAACACGGACccctgcgccatcgccagcaACGAGGAGAAGTTGAAAGCCCGCGCGGCAAAGATTGCAGAGGACTTTTGTGATAACATGCGGGCCCAAATCACGGGTGAAGTGCGCCGAAGCCCGTCTGTTATGTCCATCAGCAGTGACGCACCGTGTCAAGACCTGGAGGAAAAGCTCTACGCTCTCATGTCCGAGGATCCCATCGCCAACGAGGACCAGATCAGCGATATCAAGGATGCCGTTCGCAAGCGACACGCTGAGCTAAAACGGCAGGCCGTCCTAGTACTGCGCGACTTCCTTGACGAGAAGCCCTTCGGCATCCCGTTGACTGAGGTAGGTCATGACAACGATCCTGAATacatggagagagaggaaaagcTAAAGAAGGGCCTGGTCAACAAGCTGCCTGCAGCGCAGATCACGTCCATTCAGGAAGGCATGCAAAACCGCGTGAACGAGCTGGCAGCGGAGGAGCTAGCGCGACGCTACCCATTCATCAACACACGCCCAGCTGACATCACTCTCGCCGAGCTGCCGGTCGTAGGCACAGACCAACCTTTCTGGAAAGCCATCGACAACTTTGAAAAGGCGATGGCACACCACACGACGACCACGTCTAAGCTAAACGCCTACGAAAAATCTGTGAACGAACGACTAGACGAAATCGCACAGGCAACCAAATGGAAAGCGCGTGAGGACTTCCTTGACTCCAGACCAGGCAACGTACCTGTGAAACTAATTCCACTCGACAACGATCCTCCATTTGTCGCCCTCGAGACAAAGCGCCGCATCAGCATACAATCCGGCACAGACCTCAACTCGAAGGAAATAAACAGCCTTGAAAACGATCTAAGGACTCGCGCGCGCGACCTTGCGTGCGAGAAGAAGTGGGCGGACCGCGACAGGGTGCTGGACCCGAGGCCGgagggcgtgccgctgcgctgcatcccgctggacgaggacgcggagttcgtggcgctggaggaccAGTGGCGCGACCTGCTGCGGGACCcggagcgcggcagcgcgccgctgaAGGACCTGGAGAGGCGGATGAAcgaccgcgcgcacgacCTTGCGTGCGAGAAGAAGTGGGCGGACCGCGACAGGGTGCTGGACCCGAGGCCGgagggcgtgccgctgcgctgcatcccgctggacgaggacgcggagttcgtggcgctggaggaccAGTGGCGCGACCTGCTGCGGGACCcggagcgcggcagcgtgccgctgaAGGACCTGGAGAGGCGGATGAAcgaccgcgcgcacgacCTTGCGTGCGAGAAGAAGTGGGCGGACCGCGACAGGGTGCTGGACCCGAGGCCGgagggcgtgccgctgcgctgcatcccgctggacgaggacgcggagttcgtggcgctggaggaccAGTGGCGCGACCTGCTGCGGGACCcggagcgcggcagcgtgccgctgaAGGACCTGGAGAGGCGGATGAAcgaccgcgcgcacgacCTTGCGTGCGAGAAGAAGTGGGCGGACCGCGACAGGGTGCTGGACCCGAGGCCGgagggcgtgccgctgcgctgcatcccgctggacgaggacgcggagttcgtggcgctggaggaccAGTGGCGCGACCTGCTGCGGGACCcggagcgcggcagcgcgccgctgaAGGACCTGGAGAGGCGGATGAAcgaccgcgcgcacgacCTTGCGTGCGAGAAGAAGTGGGCGGACCGCGACAGGGTGCTGGACCCGAGGCCGgagggcgtgccgctgcgctgcatcccgctggacgaggacgcggagttcgtggcgctggaggaccAGTGGCGCGACCTGCTGCGGGACCcggagcgcggcagcgtgccgctgaAGGACCTGGAGAGGCGGATGAAcgaccgcgcgcacgacCTTGCGTGCGAGAAGAAGTGGGCGGACCGCGACAGGGTGCTGGACCCGAGGCCGgagggcgtgccgctgcgctgcatcccGCTGGACG
- a CDS encoding putative ABC transporter has product MSRAHCDLWKLDSVSTAVYSTPFVHQLGVACTSAVFAVALLAQRYYLRLYGQTISAVHTEDDTQVTWDLYHRFFQIARLALPTWRCRESAGSVIFILLFAVKAVLRVWVSKANGEVLAAMLHGVPSERLPRFVRKVMARIAVGLAAGMTNGAIEGLRPWLIGCYRERLSSTFQRRFYNHLVYYQGAMLDNRLEAADTAISTYCGEFAEHFAELPYYFLLPGLGCVTSMAALVEQAGLKSALMMSSIATTAVFVLRCVAPGLGRINSQLLSREDDYRRMLTNYLNNVESIAMHGAGKYILRQLDISLAKLKESLDHMALAKGNFEMMESAFSTFMTVVAQCVTFVEARRSHYHRSINAVYVEIQLIEDLNSSVKDFVVNFRELSHLTEFATKMSEFDNTLQSIAAGTFIHTRHDTNSKSLPGSPLVYTQMKTITHVSDARAFPLVEMENVVLESPTGQQLFSNMNVEFRSDEDWVIIGENGCGKTSLLRMLCGLWMPKSGVLSQDTSVRFFLSPQHSYMAPQCTLYEQIFFPDAVEVPTPEIRAAIREAVELSGAQTVVRVIGGYDSAIMGLDLNNTDESYDWSSLSGGQKERISMARVFFHVLRMDRTKETPVAILDEATSMMDDTEQDVLNHLRRMNVRMISITHRDVVIRHHTNILRIAHGGKWTVEKVRNPVKIGERVETENAIV; this is encoded by the coding sequence ATGTCACGCGCTCATTGTGATCTCTGGAAGTTGGACTCCGTTTCCACTGCCGTGTACTCGACACCGTTCGTCCATCAGCTCGGGGTGGCGTGTACTTCTGCTGTATTCGCTGTGGCCCTCCTGGCGCAGCGCTACTATCTACGTCTGTATGGTCAAACCATCTCCGCAGTGCATACAGAGGATGACACGCAGGTGACATGGGATCTGTACCACCGATTTTTTCAAATTGCCCGGCTCGCCCTGCCaacgtggcgctgccgtgagAGCGCCGGTTCCGTCATCTTCATCCTGCTGTTCGCCGTCAAGGCCGttctgcgcgtgtgggtgtccAAGGCGAATGGTGAGGTGCTGGCCGCTATGCTGCACGGCGTACCGTcggagcggctgccgcggttCGTGAGGAAAGTTATGGCTCGCATTGCCGTGGGCCTTGCCGCTGGCATGACGAACGGCGCCATTGAAGGTCTGCGGCCGTGGCTGATCGGGTGCTACCGCgagcgcctcagcagcacTTTTCAGCGGCGCTTCTACAACCATCTTGTGTATTACCAGGGAGCCATGCTGGACAACCGTCTGGAGGCGGCCGACACAGCCATCTCGACGTACTGTGGCGAGTTCGCCGAGCACTTCGCGGAGCTGCCCTACTACTTTCTGTTGCCTGGGCTGGGTTGTGTGACATCTATGGCGGCGCTCGTGGAGCAGGCGGGATTGAAGTCGGCCCTCATGATGAGTAGtatcgccaccaccgctgtgTTTGTGCTGCGTTGTGTAGCTCCAGGATTGGGCCGCATTAACTCCCAGCTGCTCTCGCGCGAGGATGACTACCGCCGCATGCTCACAAACTACCTGAACAACGTGGAGAGCATTGCCATGCACGGCGCCGGTAAGTACATACTCAGGCAGCTGGACATCTCGCTCGCGAAGCTCAAGGAGTCGCTCGATCACATGGCCCTCGCGAAGGGCAACTTCGAGATGATGGAGTCCGCCTTCTCGACCTTCATGACGGTAGTGGCGCAGTGCGTCACCTTCGTCGAGGCGCGCCGCTCACACTACCATCGCTCCATCAACGCAGTCTACGTCGAGATTCAGCTGATCGAGGATCTCAACTCCAGCGTGAAGGACTTCGTCGTCAACTTTCGCGAGCTCTCGCACTTGACTGAGTTTGCGACGAAGATGTCGGAGTTTGACAATACGCTACAGAGCATCGCGGCCGGCACCTTCATTCACACGCGCCATGACACCAACTCCAAGTCTCTGCCCGGCTCACCGCTCGTGTACACGCAGATGAAGACCATCACCCACGTTTCCGATGCGAGGGCGTTCCCGCTTGTGGAGATGGAGAACGTCGTGCTGGAGTCGCCGACAGGGCAGCAGCTGTTCTCTAACATGAACGTGGAGTtccgcagcgacgaggactGGGTTATTATCGGCGAGAATGGCTGCGGGAAGACCTCGCTGTTGCGCATGCTGTGCGGCTTGTGGATGCCAAAGTCCGGCGTGCTCTCCCAAGACACATCTgtgcgcttcttcttgtcGCCACAGCACAGCTACATGGCTCCGCAGTGCACCCTGTACGAGCAGATCTTCTTCCCCGATGCTGTAGAGGTGCCGACGCCGGAGATTCGCGCTGCCATCAGGGAGGCTGTAGAACTGTCTGGTGCGCAGACGGTCGTGCGCGTCATTGGTGGCTACGACAGCGCCATCATGGGCCTTGACCTGAACAACACAGATGAGTCGTACGACTGGAGCAGCCTCAGCGGTGGTCAAAAGGAGCGCATCAGCATGGCACGCGTCTTCTTCCATGTGCTGCGCATGGATCGTACAAAAGAGACGCCCGTTGCCATTCTAGATGAGGCAACCTCCATGATGGACGACACGGAGCAGGATGTGCTCAACCACCTGCGTCGCATGAATGTGCGCATGATCTCCATCACCCACCGCGACGTCGTTATTCGGCACCACACAAACATCCTCCGCATCGCCCACGGCGGCAAATGGACAgtggagaaggtgcgcaATCCGGTCAAGATCGGCGAACGTGTCGAGACGGAGAATGCAATCGTGTAG